A window from Corynebacterium accolens encodes these proteins:
- a CDS encoding inositol-3-phosphate synthase: MSDKVKVAIVGVGNCATSLIQGVEFYRNAAAEENIPGLMHTQFGPYHVGDIEFVAAFDVDGDKVGKDLAEATRSSRNCTITIADVPDLGVTVQRGPTMDGLGRYYQESITESDEAPADVAAALREAGAEVVVSYLPVGSEEADKFYAQAAIDAGCAFVNALPVFIASDPEWAKKFEDAGLPIVGDDIKSQVGATITHRVMAKLFEDRGVRLDRTMQLNVGGNMDFKNMLERERLESKKISKTQSVTSNVHNSPIAGKRADRNVHIGPSDYVEWLDDRKWAYVRLEGSAFGEVPLNLEYKLEVWDSPNSAGIIIDAVRAAKIALDRKVAGPVLSASSYLMKSPPVQKGDDVARNELEDFIKGS; the protein is encoded by the coding sequence GTGTCTGACAAAGTAAAGGTCGCCATCGTCGGCGTCGGCAACTGCGCCACATCCCTTATTCAGGGCGTGGAGTTTTATCGCAACGCCGCAGCAGAGGAAAATATTCCTGGCCTGATGCACACCCAGTTCGGGCCTTACCACGTCGGCGATATTGAGTTCGTCGCGGCCTTCGACGTCGATGGAGACAAGGTGGGCAAGGATCTTGCGGAGGCTACCCGCAGCTCCCGCAACTGCACCATCACCATCGCAGACGTCCCAGACCTCGGGGTCACCGTTCAGCGCGGCCCCACCATGGATGGCCTGGGCCGTTACTACCAGGAATCCATCACGGAATCGGATGAAGCTCCTGCCGATGTCGCAGCTGCCCTCCGCGAGGCCGGTGCCGAGGTTGTTGTTTCTTACCTGCCGGTTGGTTCCGAAGAGGCGGATAAGTTCTACGCCCAGGCCGCTATCGACGCTGGTTGCGCATTCGTAAACGCCCTGCCGGTCTTCATTGCTTCCGACCCAGAGTGGGCCAAGAAGTTTGAAGACGCCGGCCTGCCCATCGTGGGCGATGACATCAAGTCCCAGGTTGGTGCCACCATTACCCACCGCGTTATGGCGAAGCTTTTTGAAGACCGCGGCGTGCGCTTGGACCGCACGATGCAGCTCAACGTGGGCGGCAACATGGACTTCAAGAACATGCTGGAGCGCGAGCGCCTGGAGTCTAAGAAGATTTCCAAGACCCAGTCCGTGACCTCCAACGTGCACAATTCCCCTATTGCTGGCAAGCGCGCAGACCGCAACGTCCACATCGGTCCCTCGGACTACGTGGAGTGGCTGGATGACCGCAAGTGGGCCTATGTCCGCTTGGAGGGTTCCGCATTCGGCGAGGTCCCGCTGAACCTGGAGTACAAGCTCGAGGTCTGGGACTCCCCTAACTCCGCCGGCATCATTATCGATGCCGTCCGTGCCGCCAAGATCGCCTTGGACCGCAAGGTTGCCGGACCGGTACTTTCCGCTTCCTCCTACCTGATGAAGTCCCCTCCAGTGCAGAAGGGCGACGATGTCGCGCGCAATGAGCTGGAAGATTTTATTAAGGGAAGCTAA
- a CDS encoding glycosyltransferase family 87 protein — protein sequence MSQDQRLSAADEPMARGVIEFLGGPRGRFARGSRTQWWTPLRALIAVAWVFLAGGFLXKXNCATGXPGEDXTIKXXWXXNRQYTSFCYNDIVPLYEGRGLDQPGFPYAYSWQEDGLTRYMEYPVLAGMFQGLMGWXARHTYGLVEWAGXPAAGWYFGLTAMVMACIWVGVIYMVYLLVGNRTWDTILVAASPLIIIHAFSNWDIPAIAFAVGALLAISRHRPWLAGILIGLGTAFKLWPVFLLGAFFVLAWRNRRWDAFAKVAVATAAAWLVVNLPVALKYPAAWAEFFRLNQERGAEWTTLYALISRNSGISFSQDFLNTFSLVAFILLCVCIALAGWRSPLTPRVAELVFLIVAAFLLVNKVWSPQYSLWLLVPAALAVPRWRLVLGWALADALVWPLLMWHMLGIDNKGIPHELLDVAILVRDGFIIAMAVIVLRQMWNNTEDKVRAAHTGRDPVAGXFX from the coding sequence GTGAGCCAAGATCAGCGCTTGTCTGCTGCAGACGAACCGATGGCGCGGGGCGTCATCGAGTTCCTGGGCGGGCCGAGGGGACGCTTTGCCCGGGGCAGCCGCACGCAGTGGTGGACCCCGTTGCGCGCGCTCATCGCGGTAGCATGGGTTTTCTTAGCSGGCGGGTTCTTAYCCAAGGMAAATTGCGCTACTGGTMCYCCCGGCGAAGACGSCACCATCAAGYTTGWTTGGYCCSCCAACCGCCAGTACACCTCTTTTTGCTATAACGACATCGTCCCGCTGTATGAAGGCCGCGGTTTAGATCAACCGGGCTTTCCCTACGCCTATTCCTGGCAGGAAGATGGCCTGACCCGCTACATGGAATACCCGGTATTGGCGGGCATGTTCCAGGGCCTGATGGGCTGGRTTGCGCGCCATACCTATGGGCTCGTGGAGTGGGCCGGGGKGCCCGCCGCTGGTTGGTACTTTGGGCTAACCGCCATGGTCATGGCCTGCATCTGGGTCGGCGTCATCTACATGGTCTACCTTTTGGTGGGAAATCGCACGTGGGACACCATCCTGGTGGCCGCCAGCCCGTTGATTATCATCCATGCCTTTAGCAATTGGGATATACCTGCCATCGCCTTTGCCGTCGGCGCGCTGCTGGCCATTAGCCGCCACCGCCCCTGGCTCGCCGGCATCCTCATCGGCCTTGGAACCGCATTCAAATTATGGCCGGTATTCCTGCTTGGTGCGTTTTTCGTCCTTGCCTGGCGCAATCGCCGCTGGGACGCTTTTGCCAAGGTCGCCGTCGCTACGGCCGCCGCGTGGCTCGTGGTCAACCTTCCCGTCGCCTTGAAATACCCGGCGGCTTGGGCGGAATTTTTCCGCTTGAACCAGGAGCGCGGCGCGGAATGGACCACCCTGTATGCACTGATTAGCCGGAATTCGGGCATTTCTTTCAGCCAGGACTTTTTGAATACCTTCTCCCTCGTGGCATTCATCCTCTTGTGCGTCTGTATTGCCTTGGCCGGCTGGCGCAGCCCGCTTACCCCGCGGGTGGCGGAGTTGGTATTCCTCATCGTTGCGGCTTTCCTGCTGGTCAATAAGGTATGGTCCCCGCAGTATTCGCTCTGGCTGCTGGTCCCAGCGGCCTTGGCCGTGCCGCGTTGGCGGTTGGTTTTGGGCTGGGCGCTTGCCGATGCCCTCGTATGGCCCCTACTTATGTGGCACATGCTCGGCATTGATAATAAGGGCATTCCCCACGAGCTTTTGGACGTGGCGATCCTCGTGCGCGATGGATTCATTATCGCCATGGCGGTGATTGTTCTGCGGCAAATGTGGAATAACACGGAAGATAAAGTGCGTGCTGCGCATACGGGCCGCGACCCAGTGGCGGGRGKATTTYAATGA
- the rpsF gene encoding 30S ribosomal protein S6 translates to MRHYEVMIILDPNQDERTVTPSLDKYLDIVRKDGGKVENLDVWGKRRLAYPIEKKEEGIYAVVNLECEHPSVSELDRRLNLNDTILRTKVLRTDSK, encoded by the coding sequence GTGCGTCACTACGAAGTCATGATCATTCTGGATCCTAATCAGGATGAGCGCACCGTAACCCCGTCCCTAGATAAGTACCTCGACATCGTCCGCAAGGACGGCGGCAAGGTTGAGAACCTCGATGTATGGGGCAAGCGTCGCCTTGCATACCCCATCGAGAAGAAGGAAGAGGGCATTTACGCCGTCGTTAACCTGGAGTGCGAGCACCCTTCGGTTTCCGAGCTCGACCGCCGCCTGAACCTGAACGACACCATCCTGCGTACCAAGGTTCTGCGCACCGACAGCAAGTAG
- a CDS encoding universal stress protein, producing the protein MGKKSNQPLLPTLHKGSAKEPLRILISWSPSSSGTEPLDFAAWLSRTAVIEVRVISTVFQPWTTTSLSKLGGKYKKWFKEQKQACTTATAAALTEAGIPEKYWDDTPSVLVDGPSRPQLLTEMAQDFQADLILLGPNQAAPKGRFFPSSTADTLLHYSPQSLGLIPRKAKLSKHGVTRFNFVITERGDRADRELLGAAALADRWDLPLRILAFSANDLLNSPSKDKSDIALKLTAEWHEDSLAMLDRARDRIQDAYPELEVSSEIGSGAGWSGAVDSLKWKKGDLMLMASTPQGPIARVFLGSNATELLPHIRVPVLIHPATD; encoded by the coding sequence ATGGGCAAAAAATCTAACCAACCGCTGCTGCCGACCCTGCATAAAGGCTCGGCCAAAGAGCCGTTGCGCATCCTCATTTCGTGGAGTCCTTCCTCTTCCGGTACGGAACCCCTCGACTTCGCCGCATGGCTATCGCGCACCGCGGTGATAGAGGTGCGCGTTATTTCCACGGTTTTCCAACCGTGGACCACGACGTCCTTGTCCAAGCTAGGCGGGAAATACAAAAAATGGTTTAAAGAGCAAAAGCAAGCATGCACGACAGCCACCGCTGCGGCCCTGACGGAGGCAGGTATCCCGGAAAAGTACTGGGACGATACGCCCTCCGTGCTTGTCGATGGCCCTTCCCGCCCCCAGCTCCTTACTGAGATGGCCCAGGATTTTCAGGCTGATCTCATACTTTTAGGCCCCAACCAGGCCGCGCCCAAGGGCCGCTTTTTCCCCAGTTCAACTGCGGATACCCTCCTGCACTACTCGCCACAATCTTTAGGGCTTATCCCGCGCAAGGCCAAATTATCGAAACACGGCGTGACCCGCTTTAATTTTGTCATTACGGAGCGCGGTGACCGTGCGGATAGGGAATTATTGGGTGCAGCCGCGCTGGCGGATCGCTGGGATCTACCCCTGCGCATCTTGGCTTTCTCAGCGAATGACCTGCTGAATTCCCCGTCGAAGGATAAAAGCGATATTGCGCTAAAGCTCACCGCCGAGTGGCACGAGGATTCGTTAGCAATGCTCGACCGGGCTCGCGACCGCATCCAAGATGCTTACCCGGAGCTCGAGGTCTCCTCTGAGATCGGTTCCGGGGCCGGGTGGTCCGGTGCCGTTGATTCGCTCAAGTGGAAAAAGGGCGATCTAATGTTGATGGCCTCTACCCCACAAGGCCCCATCGCGCGGGTCTTTTTGGGTTCTAACGCAACCGAGTTGCTCCCTCATATTCGCGTACCGGTACTCATTCACCCCGCGACCGACTAG
- the rplI gene encoding 50S ribosomal protein L9, with product MKLILTAAVENLGAAGEIVEVKDGYGRNYLLPRGLAIVASRGAEKQIEGIKRAQEAREIRDLDHAREVRNQLEQLTNVEVKVKTSTSGKLFGSVTAEDIVKAVSKAGGPNLDKRIVDMPKGLVKKTGNYQVELKLHADVLGKVNFSVVAA from the coding sequence ATGAAGCTGATCCTCACCGCTGCCGTTGAGAACCTCGGCGCCGCTGGCGAAATTGTTGAGGTTAAGGACGGCTACGGACGTAATTACCTGCTTCCCCGCGGCTTGGCTATCGTGGCTTCCCGCGGCGCTGAGAAGCAGATTGAGGGCATCAAGCGCGCCCAGGAAGCTCGCGAAATTCGCGACCTGGACCACGCACGCGAGGTCCGCAACCAGCTTGAGCAGCTGACGAACGTTGAGGTCAAGGTTAAGACCTCCACTTCCGGCAAGCTCTTCGGTTCCGTTACCGCAGAAGACATTGTCAAGGCCGTCTCCAAGGCCGGTGGCCCTAACTTGGATAAGCGTATCGTTGATATGCCCAAGGGCCTGGTCAAGAAGACCGGCAACTACCAGGTCGAGCTGAAGCTGCATGCTGACGTGCTCGGCAAGGTGAACTTCTCGGTCGTCGCTGCCTAA
- a CDS encoding DUF5318 family protein has protein sequence MRVNSVAFKHELSHEWERTQHVREYRAGHLGRDEVCDADFLLRAAAEHHGRTMDKPCPVCGEDLRLTRWVYGESLGRRAGSARSEQEIAEFVGEGLEFTVHEVEVCRHCRWNHLLRSATAFNAC, from the coding sequence ATGCGGGTGAATTCCGTTGCCTTTAAGCACGAGCTTTCTCACGAATGGGAGCGCACCCAACACGTCCGCGAATACCGCGCCGGGCACTTGGGGCGCGATGAGGTGTGTGACGCGGACTTCCTCCTCCGGGCCGCCGCCGAGCACCACGGCCGCACCATGGATAAGCCCTGCCCGGTCTGTGGGGAGGACCTGCGCCTGACCCGGTGGGTATACGGCGAGAGCCTAGGCCGGCGCGCCGGGAGCGCCCGTAGCGAGCAAGAAATAGCGGAATTTGTTGGTGAAGGCCTGGAATTTACCGTGCATGAGGTGGAGGTCTGTCGACACTGCCGGTGGAATCATTTGTTGCGTTCTGCAACGGCTTTTAACGCGTGTTAG
- the dnaB gene encoding replicative DNA helicase: protein MTNASFDDEQLPPEPPAPDNAVARRPRYQQDQPQRYEEYRQPPSDREAEQGVLGAMLLSPNTVMEVIEELEPDDFYYPAHALIYGAMLDLYAAGQDIDPLILSSRLDRFNNLERVGGAPYLHTLLATVPTAANARYYAEIVAEKAVLRRLVDAGTRVVQLGFSGTEDAEIESVIDRAQQEVFAIAQRKTAEDYRVLGDLIDPTIDELAALQQAGGVELGVPTGFIDLDKLTNGLHAGQMIIVAARPGVGKSTLAMDFIRSCSLQHGKSSVIFSLEMSASEIVMRLLSAESEVKLTDMRSGGVSTEDWAKIDDTLNRVQDAPLFIDDSPNLTMMEIRSKARRLKQQHGLDLIVLDYLQLMSSGKKVESRQQEVSEFSRQLKLLAKELEVPVIAISQLNRGPEARNDKKPQLADLRESGSLEQDADMVMLLYRPDSQDRDNERAGEADIILAKHRGGPIDTVQVAHQLHYSKFVNMAHG from the coding sequence ATGACCAACGCGAGCTTTGATGATGAACAGCTTCCACCGGAACCGCCTGCGCCGGATAACGCCGTAGCGCGCCGGCCGCGGTATCAACAGGACCAACCGCAGCGCTACGAGGAGTATCGTCAGCCGCCATCGGACCGGGAAGCCGAGCAGGGCGTATTGGGTGCAATGCTGCTTAGCCCCAATACGGTCATGGAGGTTATTGAAGAGCTCGAACCCGATGACTTTTATTATCCGGCCCACGCGCTAATTTATGGCGCGATGCTGGACCTTTATGCAGCGGGCCAAGACATTGACCCGCTTATCCTTTCCTCGCGGTTGGATAGGTTCAATAACCTTGAGCGCGTTGGCGGCGCACCCTATTTGCACACGCTTTTGGCTACGGTTCCTACCGCTGCCAACGCCCGCTATTACGCGGAAATCGTGGCGGAAAAGGCCGTCTTGCGCCGGCTAGTGGATGCCGGTACGCGCGTGGTCCAATTGGGCTTTTCGGGCACGGAGGATGCTGAGATCGAATCGGTGATCGACCGGGCCCAGCAGGAAGTTTTTGCCATCGCCCAGCGCAAAACCGCTGAGGACTACCGCGTGCTGGGGGATCTGATTGACCCGACCATTGATGAGTTGGCGGCGCTGCAGCAGGCCGGCGGCGTTGAATTGGGTGTGCCCACAGGGTTTATTGACTTGGATAAGCTCACCAACGGTTTGCACGCAGGCCAGATGATCATCGTGGCCGCGCGACCCGGTGTGGGTAAGTCCACGCTGGCGATGGACTTCATTCGCTCGTGCTCGCTGCAGCACGGCAAGTCCTCCGTCATCTTCTCCTTGGAAATGTCCGCCTCAGAGATCGTTATGCGCCTGCTCTCCGCGGAATCCGAGGTCAAGCTTACCGATATGCGCAGTGGCGGGGTGTCCACAGAGGATTGGGCGAAGATCGATGACACGCTTAACCGCGTTCAAGATGCGCCGCTGTTTATCGATGATTCCCCGAACCTGACGATGATGGAGATCCGCTCCAAGGCCCGCAGGCTCAAGCAGCAGCATGGCCTCGACCTTATCGTTTTGGACTATCTGCAGCTGATGTCCTCGGGCAAAAAGGTAGAGTCACGCCAGCAAGAGGTCTCGGAATTCTCGCGCCAGCTTAAGCTATTGGCCAAGGAGCTTGAGGTGCCGGTGATTGCCATTTCGCAGCTGAACCGTGGACCTGAAGCCCGAAACGACAAGAAGCCACAATTGGCTGACCTGCGTGAGTCCGGTTCCTTGGAGCAGGACGCCGATATGGTGATGCTGCTTTACCGCCCAGACTCGCAGGACCGTGATAACGAGCGCGCCGGTGAAGCGGATATTATCTTGGCCAAGCACCGCGGCGGGCCCATTGACACCGTACAGGTGGCCCACCAGCTGCACTACTCCAAGTTCGTCAACATGGCGCACGGATAA
- a CDS encoding transglycosylase domain-containing protein, with product MTEKESTGESTKVDRRKEGEEPKKRRIWPWVVAALLVVFVALPAGLFAYAYSQYTVPEPKELANNQVSTIYASDNDTQLARLVPPEGNRTHVTLDEVPVFVQDSVLAAEDRDFWENSGFSFTGLGRAVLGKVTGNDTAGGGSTITQQYVKNTLVGNEYSYVRKARELIYSIKMTNEWEKEDILNAYLNTVYFGRNAYGIQAASNAYFDKDAKDLTPEEGAMLAGLIQSPSGLDPRVNQEGSENRWNYVLDGLVDMGDLSKEERDGMVFPEIRDPSEYSAYTEAPGANGHIKDQVIRELEEVGITENQVSTGGLRITTTIDMNVQNNTVQAVDDQLAPLQEDARAASVTIDPKTGAVRGYFGGHDSNGWDYANSPLQTGSTFKIMALAAALQQGISLDTNYSSAPYQLPGSDLVTNVGGGCGVCDLREATKQSLNTSYLRLQSDLKNGTQDTADMAHALGVARSLPGIEETLTENGKQPFEGVVLGQYQSRPLDMATAMSTLANQGVWHNPHFVQRVENAAGEVLYEHPDDEGERRVSANVANNVLEAMGPVAAWSNGSLAGGRASASKTGTTQLGDSGTNKDAWMVGATPQLASAVWVGTADNTSAIFDQYGGIMYGAGAPTKIWKSVLDNSLADQEFQQFPSAYPVRFGTVSAGGGAPAYNSGGSAGGQSTQNYTGPAQNGAPEEETSPAPAESPEAGRDAPSQQPETQGGNNGNGGNRGNGGGNNEPAPPEAPSLDDILDREGGLADLLG from the coding sequence GTGACCGAGAAGGAATCTACTGGCGAGTCCACTAAGGTGGACCGCCGTAAAGAAGGCGAAGAACCCAAAAAGCGCCGCATCTGGCCGTGGGTCGTTGCGGCTCTCCTAGTGGTTTTTGTGGCACTGCCTGCAGGCCTTTTTGCGTATGCCTATTCGCAATACACCGTTCCGGAGCCCAAAGAGCTGGCCAATAACCAGGTCTCTACCATCTATGCCTCCGATAACGACACCCAGTTGGCGCGTTTGGTTCCGCCGGAAGGCAACCGCACGCATGTGACCTTGGATGAGGTACCCGTCTTTGTCCAAGACTCCGTGCTCGCCGCCGAGGACCGCGACTTCTGGGAAAACTCCGGCTTTTCCTTTACCGGTTTGGGCCGCGCGGTACTGGGTAAGGTCACCGGCAATGACACCGCCGGTGGTGGTTCCACGATTACCCAGCAGTACGTGAAAAACACCCTGGTGGGCAACGAATATTCCTACGTGCGCAAGGCGCGCGAGCTCATCTACTCCATTAAGATGACCAATGAGTGGGAAAAAGAAGACATCCTTAACGCCTACCTGAACACGGTCTACTTCGGCCGCAATGCCTACGGCATCCAGGCTGCATCCAACGCCTACTTTGATAAGGACGCCAAGGACCTCACCCCTGAGGAAGGCGCCATGCTCGCCGGTCTTATCCAGTCGCCTTCTGGCCTGGACCCGCGCGTGAACCAGGAAGGTTCCGAAAACCGGTGGAACTACGTTCTTGACGGCCTCGTGGACATGGGCGATCTCAGCAAGGAAGAGCGCGATGGAATGGTCTTCCCGGAGATCCGCGACCCCTCTGAGTATTCGGCATATACGGAAGCCCCTGGTGCTAATGGCCACATTAAGGACCAGGTCATCCGCGAACTTGAAGAGGTGGGAATTACGGAAAACCAGGTCTCCACCGGCGGCCTGCGCATTACCACCACCATCGATATGAACGTGCAAAACAATACGGTGCAGGCAGTCGATGACCAGCTGGCGCCGCTGCAAGAAGACGCCCGCGCCGCTTCCGTGACCATCGACCCGAAGACGGGTGCGGTGCGCGGTTACTTTGGCGGGCATGATTCCAACGGTTGGGACTACGCCAATTCGCCGCTACAGACCGGCTCGACCTTCAAGATCATGGCGCTTGCCGCTGCACTGCAGCAGGGCATTAGCTTGGATACCAACTACTCCTCGGCGCCGTACCAGCTGCCGGGCTCCGATCTGGTCACCAACGTGGGCGGCGGCTGTGGCGTATGCGACCTACGCGAGGCGACCAAGCAGTCCCTGAACACGTCTTACTTGCGCCTGCAGAGCGATTTGAAGAACGGTACCCAGGACACCGCGGATATGGCCCACGCTTTGGGCGTTGCCCGCTCGCTGCCGGGTATCGAAGAGACGCTGACCGAAAACGGCAAGCAGCCTTTCGAAGGCGTGGTCTTGGGCCAGTACCAGTCCCGTCCGCTGGACATGGCAACCGCGATGTCTACCCTTGCGAACCAGGGCGTCTGGCACAACCCGCACTTTGTGCAGCGCGTAGAAAATGCCGCCGGTGAAGTTCTGTATGAACACCCAGACGATGAGGGCGAGCGCCGCGTTTCTGCCAATGTGGCCAATAACGTCCTTGAGGCCATGGGGCCGGTGGCGGCATGGTCCAACGGCTCGCTGGCGGGCGGRCGKGCTTCGGCATCTAAGACCGGTACGACCCAGCTGGGKGATTCGGGRACTAATAAGGATGCGTGGATGGTCGGCGCTACCCCGCAGCTTGCCTCCGCCGTGTGGGTCGGTACGGCCGATAACACCTCTGCCATTTTCGACCAGTATGGCGGCATCATGTACGGTGCGGGCGCACCGACGAAGATCTGGAAGTCCGTGTTGGATAACTCCTTGGCGGACCAGGAATTCCAGCAATTCCCCTCTGCTTATCCCGTACGCTTCGGCACGGTTTCTGCCGGCGGTGGCGCTCCGGCCTACAACTCAGGTGGTAGCGCCGGCGGGCAAAGCACCCAGAACTACACTGGTCCAGCGCAAAATGGCGCCCCTGAAGAAGAGACCAGCCCAGCACCTGCGGAAAGCCCGGAAGCGGGTCGCGATGCCCCATCACAGCAGCCGGAGACCCAGGGAGGCAATAATGGAAACGGCGGCAACCGGGGCAACGGCGGCGGCAATAATGAGCCGGCCCCACCCGAAGCTCCGTCTTTAGATGACATCCTTGACCGCGAAGGCGGCCTGGCTGACCTCTTAGGCTAA
- a CDS encoding phospholipase, with protein MNAVNDAVGKELPPEVAKQLDEWAASQNLDLDAEFQEEPVTTSTETQKALADKHIVMFNRAGVEPPPGYVYDPSKGSLNDYCTKSPDQFPAPGDNADFSGACAKHDMCYGAHQDPGERVGCNVQLNKDMVHICQSVYPNAADPRRGGCLSTAATYFAFVTAAHPSQWNPTISG; from the coding sequence GTGAACGCGGTTAATGATGCTGTTGGAAAAGAATTGCCTCCCGAGGTTGCTAAGCAATTGGATGAGTGGGCAGCATCTCAGAATCTTGATCTCGATGCCGAATTTCAAGAGGAACCTGTAACTACATCTACCGAGACTCAAAAGGCTCTTGCTGATAAGCACATTGTAATGTTCAACCGAGCAGGGGTTGAACCCCCACCGGGTTATGTGTATGACCCTTCAAAGGGAAGTCTGAATGACTATTGTACGAAGTCTCCCGATCAGTTCCCCGCTCCTGGCGACAATGCTGATTTCTCTGGCGCATGCGCAAAGCACGACATGTGCTACGGAGCCCATCAGGATCCCGGTGAGCGTGTGGGCTGCAATGTTCAACTAAATAAGGACATGGTTCATATTTGCCAGAGCGTTTATCCAAACGCTGCCGATCCGCGTAGGGGAGGCTGTCTTTCTACTGCAGCAACCTATTTTGCTTTTGTCACTGCAGCTCATCCTAGCCAGTGGAACCCTACGATTTCGGGATAA
- a CDS encoding VanZ family protein, giving the protein MVALTTLKAFFQIGYLWKPENQRVRELHLVPLDEFSGNSWFAPIFEYAGNTAFFIPFGLLVFTLCRSVKVSTAWGFALSLTLETAQYAFALGRTDVDDLLFNTLGALIGAAIAYWCGQRFFPVWRWLSLAAAAVFIVLVILGPRLGDPAAVVDL; this is encoded by the coding sequence ATGGTAGCGCTGACTACCCTGAAGGCCTTCTTCCAGATCGGTTACCTGTGGAAGCCCGAAAATCAACGCGTCCGCGAGCTCCACTTAGTTCCCCTCGACGAATTCTCTGGCAATAGCTGGTTCGCCCCGATTTTTGAGTACGCCGGTAATACCGCCTTCTTCATCCCCTTCGGGCTCCTAGTATTTACGCTATGCCGTTCCGTGAAGGTATCCACGGCCTGGGGATTCGCGCTGAGTTTAACCCTGGAGACGGCCCAATATGCCTTCGCGCTGGGCCGCACGGATGTCGACGATCTCCTCTTTAATACCCTCGGCGCGCTCATCGGTGCAGCGATCGCCTACTGGTGCGGCCAACGCTTCTTCCCGGTTTGGCGGTGGCTCTCTCTGGCCGCTGCGGCGGTCTTTATCGTGCTGGTAATTCTGGGTCCCCGGTTAGGGGACCCCGCGGCCGTCGTGGACCTATAA
- a CDS encoding single-stranded DNA-binding protein has translation MAQGDTNITVVGNMVADPELRFTPAGAAVANFRVASTPRRYNSQTNQWEDGEAMFLTCNVWRQAAENVAETLSKGMRIIVTGRLKQRSFQTREGENRTVFEIDVDEVGPSLRYATAQVNRNPREGGGNYGGGQQQRSNNNNQGGFGGQQQQQQQSQQQNQAPAEDPWNSAPPAGGFGGADSEPPF, from the coding sequence ATGGCACAGGGAGATACCAATATTACGGTGGTGGGCAACATGGTTGCTGACCCCGAGCTTCGCTTCACCCCAGCGGGTGCGGCGGTAGCTAACTTCCGCGTCGCCTCCACGCCTCGTCGCTATAATTCGCAGACGAACCAGTGGGAAGACGGCGAAGCTATGTTCCTGACCTGCAACGTATGGCGCCAGGCGGCGGAGAACGTCGCCGAGACCCTGAGCAAGGGCATGCGCATCATCGTTACCGGCCGCTTGAAGCAGCGTTCCTTCCAGACCCGCGAGGGTGAAAACCGCACTGTATTTGAGATCGACGTCGATGAGGTCGGTCCGTCGCTCCGCTACGCCACCGCACAGGTAAACCGCAATCCCCGTGAGGGCGGCGGCAACTATGGTGGCGGCCAGCAGCAGCGCTCGAATAACAATAATCAGGGCGGCTTTGGAGGACAGCAACAGCAACAGCAGCAGTCGCAGCAGCAGAACCAGGCTCCTGCAGAGGATCCGTGGAACTCCGCACCGCCCGCTGGCGGCTTCGGAGGCGCTGATTCTGAACCCCCGTTCTAA
- a CDS encoding MarR family winged helix-turn-helix transcriptional regulator: MTQHHDETDPTKSPSNYEDAVEVARDIQPALNKLILIFQRTAEGSSLTTSQVSIMNQLRLRGPSRVSTIAQAELIRMPTASNALYQLERRGFVERHRDEEDRRGVLVALTQLGESELAIVSGQRAAALAEIMRWLEPEDLATAREMGAVISKLADVYRPTMDSE, translated from the coding sequence ATGACGCAACACCATGATGAGACGGACCCAACGAAGTCCCCGTCCAACTACGAGGACGCGGTAGAGGTAGCGCGGGACATCCAACCGGCGCTCAATAAGTTAATTCTTATTTTCCAGCGCACTGCAGAGGGTTCATCGCTGACTACCTCGCAGGTCTCCATCATGAACCAGTTGCGCTTGCGCGGGCCTTCCCGCGTATCCACCATCGCCCAGGCAGAGCTTATCCGCATGCCCACCGCGTCCAACGCGCTCTATCAACTAGAACGCCGCGGGTTCGTGGAACGCCACCGCGATGAAGAAGATCGCCGCGGCGTGCTGGTCGCGCTCACCCAACTGGGCGAGTCCGAATTGGCCATAGTTTCCGGGCAACGCGCCGCGGCCCTTGCGGAGATTATGCGGTGGCTCGAGCCCGAGGACTTGGCCACCGCCCGCGAGATGGGCGCGGTCATTTCCAAGCTTGCGGATGTCTACCGCCCCACCATGGATAGCGAGTAG